From Vibrio splendidus, a single genomic window includes:
- the dmeF gene encoding CDF family Co(II)/Ni(II) efflux transporter DmeF has protein sequence MSFPTRHQHNFSSHNQQGEKRTFYVLLLTIITMVVEIVAGTIYGSMALLADGWHMGTHAAAFGITLFAYRYAKKHAESERFSFGTGKVSVLGGYTSAIALGIVALLMLVESVHRLFNPQAIQFNEAIIVACIGLTVNVVSMFLLGDHHHDHGQEHGHNHSKNHGHSHSHDHDSDHGHKHGVHHGHHHDHNLRAAYMHVLADTLTSLLAIVALLFGKFYGWNWLDAVMGMVGAVVIAKWTMNLMKQTSPILLDENIDQDYRDSVTETLTPYAAVTDFHMWKVSGHHYSAAITLESNSDKTVSEYKQMLAKFDKINHLTLEVHSNDHAKYRTA, from the coding sequence TTGAGTTTTCCAACACGTCATCAACACAACTTCTCTTCACACAATCAGCAAGGTGAAAAGCGTACTTTCTACGTTCTCTTGTTAACTATCATCACCATGGTGGTCGAGATCGTTGCCGGTACTATTTACGGCTCTATGGCGTTACTTGCCGATGGTTGGCACATGGGGACGCATGCTGCAGCGTTTGGTATCACTTTATTTGCATACCGATATGCGAAGAAACATGCCGAGAGCGAACGTTTCTCTTTCGGTACTGGCAAAGTCAGTGTGTTAGGGGGCTACACTAGCGCGATTGCATTGGGTATTGTGGCATTATTGATGCTGGTGGAATCAGTGCATCGTTTATTTAACCCACAAGCGATTCAGTTCAATGAAGCGATCATCGTTGCCTGTATTGGTTTAACCGTGAATGTGGTGAGTATGTTTTTACTCGGTGATCACCATCATGACCACGGACAAGAGCATGGCCACAATCATAGTAAGAATCACGGTCATTCACATAGTCATGATCACGACAGCGACCATGGTCATAAACATGGTGTGCACCACGGACACCATCATGATCACAACCTACGCGCAGCCTACATGCATGTGTTGGCGGATACTCTAACTTCGTTGCTTGCGATTGTTGCGCTGCTATTCGGTAAGTTTTACGGTTGGAACTGGTTAGATGCAGTTATGGGTATGGTTGGTGCTGTGGTTATTGCGAAATGGACCATGAACCTAATGAAGCAGACAAGTCCAATCTTGCTTGATGAGAATATCGACCAAGATTATCGTGATTCGGTAACTGAAACACTGACGCCATACGCGGCGGTAACCGATTTTCACATGTGGAAGGTGAGCGGGCATCACTACTCAGCGGCGATTACTCTTGAATCAAACAGTGATAAAACCGTCTCTGAATATAAACAAATGCTCGCCAAGTTTGATAAGATTAATCATCTTACTCTTGAAGTGCATTCAAACGACCATGCGAAATATAGAACAGCTTAA
- a CDS encoding HAD family hydrolase → MEPINLYYDAFIFDMDGTLVNSEPLKGQALALTCKDYGSIVDYRIYQNVMGMKWEKVVQYFFKIGGIEPERQEFNEKFKEHYQLLLSQRLSINKGVVGLLQQLKSSGKQCAVVTSAQQWMANQILKACKLEHLFDLVIAKEHVSMHKPDPEAYLLALSRLNVTASKTIIFEDSAPGLQAGLASGCEVIAFQHSFNINNDFSGALKIIDDFSLVS, encoded by the coding sequence ATGGAACCAATAAACCTTTATTACGACGCCTTTATCTTTGATATGGATGGAACATTAGTAAACTCCGAGCCGCTCAAAGGCCAAGCATTAGCGCTGACCTGTAAAGACTATGGTTCCATCGTTGACTACCGTATTTATCAAAATGTAATGGGTATGAAATGGGAAAAGGTCGTTCAGTATTTTTTCAAAATTGGAGGAATCGAACCAGAGAGACAAGAGTTTAACGAAAAATTTAAGGAACATTATCAATTACTCCTTTCACAAAGATTATCTATCAATAAAGGTGTTGTTGGCCTTCTACAGCAACTAAAATCTTCTGGTAAGCAATGTGCGGTTGTAACTTCTGCGCAACAGTGGATGGCTAACCAAATACTGAAAGCTTGTAAACTTGAGCACTTGTTTGATCTTGTCATCGCTAAAGAGCATGTTTCAATGCACAAGCCAGATCCGGAAGCTTATTTGTTGGCGCTATCTAGATTAAATGTAACCGCAAGTAAAACCATTATCTTTGAAGACTCGGCTCCAGGACTTCAGGCTGGTTTAGCTAGTGGTTGTGAAGTCATTGCATTTCAACATTCTTTCAACATAAACAATGATTTTTCAGGTGCGTTAAAAATCATTGATGATTTCTCACTTGTCAGTTAA
- a CDS encoding mannitol dehydrogenase family protein, giving the protein MNKNVNNQYIKEDNKIIHIGLGAFHRAHQALYTSELLDNTNSSWTICSINLFGSQTLIQQLREQGHCYTVLERGAASEQIKVSKAITQSLHPELDGQRTIIEKIANPNVRIVSMTITEKGYCIEPSTGSLDVNNRLIQLDLDSPSRPVSAIGYIVEGLRLRKERNINAFTVLSCDNIQNNGEVAKSAILSFAKLVDLELYSWIEANVTFPNTMVDRIVPAASKESLSYIETAIGYSDPCAIACEPFRQWVIEDKFAIGRPNWDEVGAQFVDDVIPFEEMKLRMLNGSHSLLAYLGYLSGYKYVSEAISDPYFKKVILDFMMNEQAPSLSLPKETDIAAYADSLIERFSNPNLKHLTSQIAMDGSQKLPPRFCESLKYNRENAAQTTWLELGIAGWMAYVIGTDDNGDAIEVHDPMAGVFKQIKQESKTPREAVISLLSIDGIFESSLLADAEFVNKIVDLFECIQEVGAMQTLHNLTKTLNLKG; this is encoded by the coding sequence ATGAATAAAAACGTTAATAATCAATATATAAAAGAAGATAATAAAATTATTCATATTGGTTTAGGGGCTTTTCATCGCGCACACCAGGCTCTATACACAAGTGAATTGTTAGACAATACAAACTCAAGTTGGACAATCTGTTCCATTAATTTATTTGGTTCACAGACGCTTATTCAACAACTAAGAGAGCAAGGTCACTGCTACACCGTTTTAGAGAGAGGAGCGGCAAGCGAACAAATAAAAGTATCAAAAGCAATCACGCAATCCTTGCATCCAGAACTCGACGGTCAACGGACTATCATCGAAAAAATTGCGAATCCAAACGTTCGTATAGTCTCAATGACTATCACAGAAAAAGGCTATTGCATTGAACCAAGTACTGGCTCTCTTGATGTTAACAATCGTCTCATCCAGCTCGATCTCGACTCACCTTCTCGTCCAGTATCCGCCATCGGTTATATCGTTGAAGGTTTAAGACTCAGAAAAGAAAGGAATATTAACGCGTTCACCGTATTGTCTTGCGACAATATTCAAAACAATGGAGAAGTAGCGAAGTCGGCTATTCTTAGTTTTGCAAAATTGGTCGACTTGGAGTTGTATTCTTGGATAGAGGCTAATGTCACATTCCCAAACACTATGGTTGACCGTATTGTTCCAGCGGCGAGTAAAGAAAGCTTATCTTATATAGAAACAGCTATCGGCTACTCGGATCCATGTGCCATCGCTTGTGAACCTTTTCGACAATGGGTAATAGAAGATAAGTTTGCAATTGGTCGACCAAATTGGGATGAAGTGGGCGCGCAATTTGTCGATGATGTCATACCTTTTGAAGAGATGAAGCTACGCATGCTAAATGGTAGTCACTCACTTCTTGCGTACTTGGGATACTTGAGTGGTTATAAGTATGTGTCAGAAGCGATTTCAGACCCATATTTTAAGAAGGTGATCCTAGACTTCATGATGAATGAGCAAGCGCCTTCATTGTCGTTACCAAAGGAAACTGACATTGCAGCTTACGCAGATTCGCTGATTGAACGTTTCTCTAACCCAAATTTGAAGCATCTTACCTCTCAGATAGCAATGGACGGAAGTCAGAAATTACCACCACGATTTTGTGAATCTCTCAAATATAACCGTGAAAATGCTGCTCAAACGACTTGGTTAGAGTTGGGCATTGCAGGGTGGATGGCTTATGTGATTGGCACGGATGACAACGGCGATGCTATCGAGGTTCATGATCCAATGGCTGGCGTGTTCAAGCAAATCAAACAAGAAAGTAAAACGCCTCGTGAAGCTGTCATTTCTTTATTAAGCATTGATGGTATTTTTGAATCTAGCCTTCTTGCAGATGCCGAATTCGTAAATAAGATAGTCGACCTTTTCGAATGTATTCAAGAGGTTGGTGCAATGCAAACTTTACATAACTTAACAAAAACACTGAACTTAAAGGGCTAG
- a CDS encoding methyl-accepting chemotaxis protein, translated as MIALLFTTSQFADTTAQMSEAKQITKELEVRLLNLRRNEKDFLLRSDMKYLAKFDVNYNKFLASESELNAVLSDLGLANSAHLREDIETYHTSFVNLVKASEVYGLARDKGLLGEFHTLLDNISATASAEQKIELYLFNDLIEKGEFDPSVLSITSSAGSSTALIDAARQVVEQKRVIGLKHNEGLLGQARSGSHAIETQFKEFSAVLAQETQQQMDKLSLINNILCVTLLVAIILFSWLIVRSIIGKIESLLSVIRNIVDSNDVSIRSHLDGKDELSTLGQYFNQLLDQLEGLIAASQSKSLQLTQSTSNMHDELESVIKQFEVQANHTSTMTTSVQEMVLTIGEISESTSVAAEGVHQAKVNADKGREVVVDTISNITQLSERLSSSQDSISSLNHHVDQIGDAVNIIQGIAEQTNLLALNAAIEAARAGEQGRGFAVVADEVRALASRTHQSTTEITSVVTAIQSQMNASMTEIGECNQQGQLTLKDSEELDASLQLILSDMESIQGNSERIASAIEEQGAVMAQVSDSITELNTISSDNNASAQHCLVEVDKVAEQAHEMDKAVAQFKTS; from the coding sequence ATGATTGCATTGCTGTTTACCACATCACAATTCGCAGACACCACCGCTCAAATGAGCGAAGCCAAACAAATCACCAAAGAACTTGAAGTGCGACTACTTAATCTTCGCCGTAACGAGAAAGATTTCCTATTACGTAGTGATATGAAGTACCTCGCCAAGTTCGACGTAAACTACAATAAATTCTTAGCGTCTGAATCTGAGCTCAATGCAGTGCTCAGTGATTTAGGTTTAGCCAACAGCGCACACCTACGTGAAGATATTGAAACCTACCACACAAGCTTTGTTAACTTAGTAAAAGCGAGTGAAGTGTATGGGTTAGCACGTGACAAAGGCTTGCTAGGCGAGTTTCATACTTTGCTCGATAACATCAGCGCGACAGCCAGCGCTGAACAAAAAATCGAGCTTTACCTGTTCAATGACTTAATTGAAAAGGGTGAGTTTGATCCGAGTGTTCTTTCTATTACCTCTAGTGCTGGAAGCTCAACTGCTTTGATAGATGCTGCGCGCCAAGTGGTTGAACAGAAGCGAGTGATTGGCTTGAAGCACAACGAAGGTCTGCTTGGGCAAGCTCGTTCGGGTTCTCATGCTATCGAAACTCAATTTAAAGAGTTCTCAGCGGTATTAGCGCAAGAAACCCAGCAACAGATGGACAAACTATCGCTGATCAACAACATCCTATGCGTCACGTTACTTGTGGCGATCATTCTGTTCAGCTGGTTAATCGTCCGTTCTATCATTGGTAAGATAGAGTCATTACTCTCGGTAATCCGCAACATTGTCGATTCTAACGACGTGTCTATTCGTTCACACCTAGACGGTAAAGACGAACTGAGCACGCTAGGCCAATACTTCAACCAATTGCTTGATCAACTTGAAGGGCTTATCGCGGCATCGCAATCTAAATCACTTCAGCTAACACAAAGCACATCAAACATGCATGATGAGCTTGAATCGGTCATCAAGCAGTTTGAAGTGCAAGCTAACCACACATCGACCATGACGACATCGGTACAAGAGATGGTGTTAACGATTGGCGAGATCTCAGAAAGCACATCAGTTGCGGCTGAAGGTGTTCATCAAGCAAAAGTGAATGCCGATAAAGGCCGTGAAGTGGTGGTAGATACGATCAGCAACATTACTCAGTTGTCTGAACGCCTTTCTAGCAGCCAAGATTCGATCAGCTCATTGAACCATCATGTTGATCAAATCGGCGATGCAGTAAACATCATCCAAGGAATTGCAGAACAAACCAACTTGCTGGCACTGAACGCAGCCATTGAGGCAGCACGTGCCGGTGAACAAGGCCGAGGCTTTGCCGTGGTTGCCGATGAAGTTCGTGCTCTTGCAAGCAGAACGCACCAATCAACGACTGAAATTACCAGTGTAGTAACGGCAATTCAAAGCCAAATGAACGCTTCGATGACCGAAATTGGTGAATGTAACCAACAAGGCCAACTGACTTTGAAAGATTCGGAAGAGCTCGATGCTAGCCTGCAGCTTATCTTAAGCGACATGGAAAGCATCCAGGGCAACTCTGAGCGTATTGCATCAGCGATTGAAGAGCAGGGTGCTGTTATGGCACAAGTGAGTGACTCAATCACCGAGTTAAACACCATCTCAAGTGATAACAACGCTTCGGCGCAACATTGCTTAGTTGAAGTGGATAAAGTCGCAGAGCAAGCCCATGAGATGGATAAAGCGGTGGCGCAGTTCAAGACTTCTTAA
- a CDS encoding class I mannose-6-phosphate isomerase has translation MEYKNKLIRFGQNRVWRSYSGGKVLDQINNESVPVDSHFPEDWIASVTKAVNPGRETISEGQSTAIIGDHSLDFAELLDLDPEYFLGKEHFSRFGSNPMVLIKFLDSSIRLHFQAHPTREFAQKHLDSNSGKAEAYYILQVREEIDDPYIYLGFQTPPTKETLKEIIVEQDINRLKTCFEKIKVSPGECYFIPGGMPHAIGEGILMIEIMEPSDWAVRFEFERAGYTLPEEARYMKRDLDFCLDVFDYSEKSVEAVATQNKKTPQLLTAYADGSVKESLIDDKTTDRYRVCRTKVISNITKSESDFYVGVIAAGSCTIKLDEEILVLHKYDKFFCPAGIENITIETDDGVEIIECYPPLTN, from the coding sequence ATGGAATACAAAAATAAGTTGATTCGATTTGGTCAAAACCGCGTTTGGCGCTCTTACAGTGGTGGTAAGGTTTTAGACCAAATTAATAACGAAAGCGTTCCGGTCGACTCTCATTTTCCTGAAGACTGGATTGCATCGGTCACTAAAGCTGTTAACCCAGGTCGAGAAACAATCAGTGAAGGTCAATCAACTGCGATTATCGGCGATCACTCACTCGATTTCGCCGAATTATTAGATCTAGATCCTGAGTATTTTTTAGGTAAAGAGCACTTCAGTCGATTCGGTTCTAACCCTATGGTTTTGATTAAGTTTCTAGACTCTTCAATTCGCTTACATTTCCAAGCACACCCAACCAGAGAGTTTGCCCAAAAGCACCTAGATTCAAATTCAGGTAAGGCTGAAGCCTACTATATTTTACAAGTTCGTGAAGAGATTGATGATCCTTATATTTATCTCGGATTTCAGACGCCTCCGACTAAAGAAACGTTGAAAGAGATCATTGTTGAACAAGATATTAACCGACTGAAAACTTGCTTCGAAAAAATCAAAGTCTCTCCTGGTGAGTGTTACTTTATTCCAGGAGGAATGCCTCACGCGATTGGCGAAGGCATTCTAATGATTGAGATAATGGAACCATCGGACTGGGCTGTTCGATTTGAGTTTGAACGAGCCGGTTATACACTTCCTGAAGAAGCTCGCTACATGAAGCGAGATTTGGACTTTTGCCTTGATGTTTTTGACTATTCAGAGAAGTCGGTTGAAGCTGTGGCAACTCAGAACAAGAAGACACCTCAACTATTAACAGCTTATGCTGACGGATCGGTAAAAGAGTCTCTCATTGATGACAAAACAACCGACAGATATCGAGTTTGTCGCACAAAAGTCATTAGCAACATCACCAAATCTGAGAGCGACTTTTATGTCGGTGTTATTGCTGCTGGCAGTTGCACGATTAAATTAGACGAAGAAATTTTAGTACTCCATAAGTACGATAAATTTTTCTGTCCGGCTGGCATTGAAAATATCACGATAGAAACAGACGATGGCGTCGAGATTATTGAATGCTACCCACCATTAACGAATTAA
- a CDS encoding MarR family winged helix-turn-helix transcriptional regulator produces MRNIEQLNQILTEFYDKMSSWEQSVVKETGYSLAQVHTIEVLGMHGALRMKELAEKLGITTGTLTVQIEKLVKAELIERHEHPTDRRAIVVALTDEGQKIHVHHNQLHLNLVNELTQEFEEDEKAVLLKCLTKMVKAF; encoded by the coding sequence ATGCGAAATATAGAACAGCTTAACCAAATACTGACTGAGTTCTACGATAAAATGTCTTCGTGGGAGCAATCTGTTGTCAAAGAAACGGGTTACTCCTTGGCGCAAGTACATACTATCGAAGTGCTTGGTATGCATGGCGCGTTAAGAATGAAAGAGCTCGCAGAAAAGCTCGGCATCACTACGGGCACGCTCACCGTTCAAATCGAAAAGCTGGTTAAAGCAGAGCTGATCGAGCGTCACGAACACCCAACCGACCGTCGAGCGATAGTCGTAGCGTTGACCGATGAGGGTCAGAAGATCCACGTTCACCACAATCAGCTTCACTTGAATCTTGTTAATGAACTCACACAAGAGTTCGAAGAAGATGAGAAAGCCGTATTACTAAAATGCCTGACTAAGATGGTGAAAGCGTTTTAG
- a CDS encoding PAS factor family protein — MNTTTTLVYDTLKSLAAHAPEQHAEIRQRLYEQLSLPFNKQISLYANVLGPISSGKLAGCDNIDKAVELALDVLEGRNK, encoded by the coding sequence ATGAACACTACCACCACTCTTGTTTATGACACTTTGAAAAGCCTTGCTGCTCACGCTCCTGAGCAACATGCCGAGATTAGACAGCGGTTATATGAGCAGTTGAGCCTGCCATTTAATAAGCAGATCTCGTTATACGCCAACGTGCTTGGTCCTATCAGCTCAGGTAAGTTAGCGGGATGCGACAATATTGATAAAGCGGTTGAGCTGGCACTGGATGTGCTGGAAGGCCGAAATAAGTAA